From Vibrio artabrorum, a single genomic window includes:
- the mnmE gene encoding tRNA uridine-5-carboxymethylaminomethyl(34) synthesis GTPase MnmE, translating to MTTDTIVAQATAPGRGGVGIIRVSGPQAAQVALEVTGKVLKPRYAEYTPFKSHDGLELDQGIALYFPNPHSFTGEDVLELQGHGGPVVIDMLIKRILAIPGLRAARPGEFSERAFLNDKMDLTQAEAIADLIDASSEEAAKSALQSLQGEFSKRINTLVDSLIHLRIYVEAAIDFPEEEIDFLADGKVSADLQAIIDNLEAVRQEANQGAIMREGMKVVIAGRPNAGKSSLLNALSGKDSAIVTDIAGTTRDVLREHIHIDGMPLHIIDTAGLREASDEVEKIGIERAWEEIAQADRVLFMVDGTTTDATDPKDIWPDFVDRLPNNIGMTVIRNKADQTGEELGICHVNDPTLIRLSAKTGQGVDALRNHLKDCMGFAGGHEGGFMARRRHLDALERASEHLDIGQQQLEGYMAGEILAEELRITQQYLNEITGEFSSDDLLGRIFSSFCIGK from the coding sequence ATGACCACAGACACGATTGTCGCTCAAGCGACTGCACCCGGCCGTGGCGGCGTCGGTATTATCCGAGTTTCAGGCCCACAAGCAGCCCAAGTTGCGCTTGAAGTTACCGGCAAAGTACTCAAACCACGTTACGCTGAGTATACCCCTTTTAAATCTCACGATGGTTTAGAGCTAGACCAAGGCATCGCGCTTTACTTCCCTAACCCACACTCGTTTACAGGTGAAGATGTGTTAGAGCTGCAAGGCCACGGCGGTCCTGTGGTCATAGATATGCTCATCAAACGTATCCTTGCTATTCCAGGGCTACGCGCAGCACGTCCAGGCGAGTTCTCGGAGCGTGCCTTCTTGAACGACAAGATGGATTTAACCCAAGCAGAAGCGATTGCCGACCTCATTGATGCCAGTTCAGAAGAAGCGGCGAAATCAGCCCTGCAATCGTTACAAGGTGAGTTTTCAAAACGCATTAATACGCTGGTGGACTCTCTGATTCACTTACGCATCTATGTTGAAGCCGCGATCGACTTCCCTGAAGAAGAGATTGATTTCCTTGCTGACGGTAAAGTCAGTGCAGACTTACAAGCTATCATCGACAACCTCGAAGCAGTGCGCCAAGAAGCCAATCAAGGTGCCATCATGCGTGAAGGCATGAAGGTGGTGATTGCAGGTCGTCCTAATGCCGGTAAGTCGAGCTTGCTGAATGCATTATCGGGTAAAGACTCCGCGATTGTGACTGATATTGCTGGTACCACGCGTGATGTACTGCGTGAACATATCCATATTGATGGTATGCCACTGCACATTATTGACACCGCAGGCCTGCGAGAAGCCTCCGATGAAGTCGAAAAAATCGGTATTGAACGCGCTTGGGAAGAAATAGCCCAAGCCGATCGCGTTTTATTTATGGTCGATGGCACCACTACCGACGCTACCGACCCAAAAGATATCTGGCCCGATTTCGTTGATCGTCTGCCGAATAACATCGGAATGACCGTAATTCGTAACAAAGCCGATCAAACCGGTGAAGAGCTCGGGATCTGCCATGTTAATGATCCAACTCTGATTCGACTATCAGCCAAGACGGGACAAGGCGTTGATGCACTGCGTAATCACTTAAAAGATTGCATGGGCTTTGCTGGTGGTCATGAAGGTGGCTTCATGGCACGTCGTCGCCACTTAGATGCTCTAGAGCGCGCATCTGAGCATCTCGATATTGGTCAGCAACAGCTCGAAGGCTATATGGCAGGGGAAATCTTGGCGGAAGAGCTGCGAATCACCCAACAATACCTCAATGAGATCACAGGCGAATTCAGCTCAGATGATTTATTAGGCCGCATATTCTCTTCATTCTGTATCGGTAAATAA
- the yidC gene encoding membrane protein insertase YidC, with protein MDSQRNILLIALALVSFLLFQQWNVAKNPAPQAIEQAQSDSTLPAPSYADDLDPAPGQVASAKTITVTTDVLTLSIDTVGGDVVKANLNDYSAEFDSKDTFVLLKNEPGHQFIAQSGLVGPQGIDLSSTNRPSYTVSADSFTLADGQDELRIPMTFQANGLNYTKTFILKRGSYALDVEYDVVNNSGNNATLGMYAHLRQNVMDDGGSLTMPTYRGGAYSTEDTRYKKYSFKDMQDRNLSLNLANGQGWAAMIQHYFATAWIPRDEAGSNLYTRVIGNLGDIGVRMPNKTIAAGDEANFKATLWVGPKLQNQMAEVAPNLDLVVDYGWLWFIAKPLHTLLSFIQGIVVNWGLAIMCLTFIVRGAMYPLTKAQYTSMAKMRMLQPKLTAMRERIGDDRQRMSQEMMELYKKEKVNPLGGCLPIVLQMPIFISLYWALMESVELRHSPFFGWITDLSAQDPYYILPLLMGASMFLIQKMSPTTVTDPMQQKIMTFMPVMFTFFFLFFPSGLVLYWLVSNIVTLIQQTLIYRALEKKGLHSK; from the coding sequence ATGGATTCTCAACGTAATATCCTGTTAATCGCACTGGCTTTGGTTTCTTTCCTACTTTTCCAACAATGGAATGTAGCGAAGAACCCAGCTCCACAAGCGATTGAGCAGGCACAATCTGACAGCACTCTACCAGCGCCATCTTATGCAGATGATCTAGACCCAGCTCCGGGCCAAGTCGCTTCTGCAAAAACGATCACAGTAACAACTGATGTACTGACTCTGTCAATTGATACAGTTGGTGGTGATGTAGTTAAGGCAAACCTAAATGATTACTCTGCAGAATTCGATTCTAAGGATACGTTCGTTCTTCTGAAGAACGAACCAGGTCACCAATTTATCGCTCAAAGCGGTCTAGTGGGTCCTCAAGGTATCGATCTAAGCAGCACAAATCGTCCTAGTTACACAGTTTCAGCAGACAGCTTTACACTTGCTGATGGTCAGGACGAACTGCGCATTCCAATGACTTTCCAAGCGAACGGCCTTAATTACACCAAAACATTCATCCTTAAGCGTGGCAGCTACGCATTGGATGTTGAATACGATGTCGTGAACAACTCTGGAAATAACGCAACATTAGGCATGTATGCTCACCTTCGTCAAAACGTAATGGACGACGGTGGTAGTCTAACTATGCCAACTTATCGTGGTGGTGCTTACTCTACGGAAGACACACGTTACAAAAAATACAGCTTCAAAGACATGCAAGATCGCAACCTGTCTCTTAACCTAGCCAATGGTCAAGGTTGGGCAGCGATGATTCAACACTACTTTGCTACGGCATGGATCCCGCGCGACGAAGCAGGCAGCAACCTTTACACTCGTGTCATTGGTAACCTTGGTGATATTGGTGTTCGCATGCCAAACAAAACCATCGCAGCAGGTGATGAAGCAAACTTCAAAGCAACACTTTGGGTCGGTCCTAAACTTCAAAACCAAATGGCTGAAGTGGCGCCAAACCTAGATTTGGTTGTTGACTATGGTTGGTTATGGTTCATCGCTAAACCACTTCACACACTGCTTTCATTTATTCAAGGTATTGTTGTGAACTGGGGTCTAGCGATCATGTGTCTAACGTTTATCGTTCGTGGTGCTATGTACCCACTGACAAAAGCTCAGTACACATCGATGGCTAAAATGCGCATGCTTCAGCCTAAACTGACAGCGATGCGTGAGCGTATTGGCGATGACCGCCAGCGCATGAGTCAAGAAATGATGGAATTGTACAAGAAAGAGAAAGTAAACCCACTTGGTGGCTGTTTACCAATCGTCTTACAAATGCCTATATTCATTTCGCTATACTGGGCACTAATGGAGTCAGTTGAACTTCGTCATTCACCGTTCTTCGGTTGGATTACAGACCTTTCAGCACAAGACCCTTACTACATCTTGCCACTTCTGATGGGTGCTTCAATGTTCCTAATCCAGAAGATGAGCCCTACGACCGTAACGGATCCAATGCAGCAGAAGATCATGACCTTTATGCCGGTTATGTTCACATTCTTCTTCCTGTTCTTCCCGTCAGGTCTGGTTCTTTACTGGCTAGTATCGAACATTGTAACTCTGATTCAGCAAACGCTTATCTACCGAGCGCTGGAAAAGAAAGGCTTACATTCTAAGTAA
- the yidD gene encoding membrane protein insertion efficiency factor YidD: MASPVSPFAWIALIPIYFYRWFISPLIGPRCRFTPTCSLYAIEALKAHGFVKGCWLSGKRLLKCHPLNEGGFDPIPPVQKQDRDK, translated from the coding sequence ATGGCTTCGCCTGTCTCGCCCTTCGCGTGGATAGCGCTAATACCCATCTATTTTTATAGATGGTTTATTAGTCCACTCATCGGCCCACGCTGCCGATTTACTCCGACCTGCTCTTTATATGCGATAGAAGCGTTGAAAGCTCACGGTTTTGTAAAAGGGTGTTGGTTATCAGGCAAACGTCTATTAAAATGCCATCCTTTGAACGAAGGGGGCTTTGACCCCATTCCACCAGTCCAAAAACAAGACAGAGATAAATAA
- the rnpA gene encoding ribonuclease P protein component: MLTPEHYQNVFKQAHRAGSPHFTIIARNNSLSNPRLGLAVPKKQIKTAVGRNRFKRLTRESFRNIQHKLPNKDFVVIAKKSAQDLSNDEMFKLLDKLWLRLSRPSRG, encoded by the coding sequence TTGTTAACTCCCGAACATTATCAAAACGTCTTCAAGCAAGCTCATCGAGCAGGCTCCCCTCATTTCACCATCATTGCCCGAAATAACTCTCTTTCAAATCCTCGTCTTGGATTAGCTGTTCCGAAAAAGCAGATAAAAACCGCCGTGGGTCGTAACCGATTCAAGCGTCTTACTCGTGAAAGCTTTCGTAACATTCAACATAAACTTCCAAACAAAGATTTTGTTGTAATTGCTAAAAAGAGCGCGCAAGATTTAAGCAATGATGAAATGTTTAAGCTACTCGACAAATTATGGCTTCGCCTGTCTCGCCCTTCGCGTGGATAG
- the rpmH gene encoding 50S ribosomal protein L34: MKRTFQPTVLKRKRTHGFRARMATKNGRATINARRAKGRKRLSK, translated from the coding sequence ATGAAACGCACTTTTCAACCTACAGTTCTAAAGCGTAAGCGTACTCACGGTTTCCGTGCTCGCATGGCTACTAAGAACGGTCGCGCAACAATCAATGCACGTCGTGCAAAAGGCCGTAAGCGTCTTTCTAAGTAA